A genome region from Purpureocillium takamizusanense chromosome 8, complete sequence includes the following:
- a CDS encoding uncharacterized protein (COG:S~EggNog:ENOG503P1ZN~antiSMASH:Cluster_8.4): MASSPRLAAAPLRRLLRPMSQTATRRHIATSLTVGDESWPQRTPLGGYYEDILHDPIPYPFSHKPEDPPSTAETRVRPPSSPSKRPETAKKTTPPAARKTDATSAPSSAESPPPSSSSSPPVPSPPPKTAAEKARIVFGSRLLGPAEQADRLALKKSQSAYIAGVLVPPRPEEPDNCCMSGCVNCVWDRYRDDMEEWSALKNEAQRRLKQGSGTTVDSDGGGSETNWGVNIGDAKITKDMWEEDVFKSVPVGIREFMKQEKRLKEKHEREGTLGG, from the coding sequence atggcgtcgtcaccgaggctggcggcagcgcccctgcgccgcctccttcgGCCCATGTCGCAGACGGCCACCCGGCGACACATCGCGACAAGCCTCACAGTTGGGGACGAGAGCTGGCCGCAGAGAACACCCTTGGGGGGGTACTACGAGGACATTCTGCACGATCCGATTCCGTATCCGTTCAGCCACAAGCCCGAAGACCCGCCGAGCACGGCAGAGACCCGCGTgcggccaccgtcgtcgccaagcaAGAGGCCCGAAACCGCAAAGAAGACGacgcctcccgccgcccgcaagaCCGACGCAACATccgcgccctcctccgcggaatcaccaccaccatcatcatcatcatcaccacccgTGCCATCACCGCCCCCCAAAACCGCCGCGGAAAAGGCACGCATCGTCTTCGGCTCGCGGCTCCTCGGCCCCGCCGAACAGGCCGACCGCCTCGCGCTCAAGAAGTCGCAGTCCGCCTACATCGCGGGCGtgctcgtgccgccgcggcccgaAGAACCCGACAACTGCTGCATGAGCGGCTGCGTCAACTGCGTCTGGGACCGCTACAGggacgacatggaggagTGGTCCGCCTTGAAGAacgaggcgcagcggcggctcaaGCAGGGGAGCGGGACGACAGTGGACTCGGACGGCGGGGGCTCCGAGACCAACTGGGGAGTCAAcatcggcgacgccaagatCACAAAGGACATGTGGGAAGAGGATGTGTTTAAGAGCGTGCCGGTGGGCATTCGCGAGTTTATGAAGCAAGAGAAGAGACTCAAGGAGAAGCACGAAAGAGAGGGGACATTGGGCGGGTGA
- the HPT1 gene encoding Hypoxanthine phosphoribosyltransferase (EggNog:ENOG503P10X~COG:D~antiSMASH:Cluster_8.4), whose product MVEKIYVTYNDVHKLCQQSAGKLLADFQPQLMIAIGGGGYVPARILRSFLKQPGSPNIPIQAIGLSLYESLGGEDENVETIGTKVTRTQWLDLTALGEMENLVGKRILIVDEVDDTRTTLEYAVKELEKDVEAARKRLGGDHPETEFSIFVLHNKDKPKKGTLPHDMIKTRYQAAQTVGDVWINYPWEAMDIDEHDKLADSARK is encoded by the exons ATGGTCGAGAAGATCTACGTCACGTACAACGAT GTGCACAAGCTGTGCCAACAGTCGgccggcaagctgctcgccgacttccagccgcagctcatgatcgccatcggcggcggcggctacgtcCCCGCCCGCATCCTGCGCTCGTTCCTCAAGCAGCCCGGCTCGCCCAACATCCCCATCCAGGCCATTGGCCTCAGCCTGTATGagtcgctgggcggcgaggacgagaacgtCGAGACCATCGGCACAAAGGTCACCCGCACCCAGTGGCTGGACCTGACGGCCCTCGGCGAGATGGAGAACCTGGTCGGCAAGCGCATCCTcattgtcgacgaggtcgacgacacCCGCACCACCCTCGAGtacgccgtcaaggagctcgagaaggatgtcgaggccgcccgcaaGCGCCTCGGTGGCGACCACCCCGAGACGGAGTTTAGCATCTTTGTCCTCCAC AACAAGgacaagcccaagaaggGTACCCTGCCCCACGACATGATCAAGACGCGCTACCAGGCCGCGCAGACGGTTGGCGACGTCTGGATCAACTACCCCTGGGAGGCAATGGACATTGACGAGCACGACAAGCTGGCTGACTCCGCCAGGAAGTGA
- the HPT1 gene encoding Hypoxanthine phosphoribosyltransferase (EggNog:ENOG503P10X~COG:D~antiSMASH:Cluster_8.4): MIAIGGGGYVPARILRSFLKQPGSPNIPIQAIGLSLYESLGGEDENVETIGTKVTRTQWLDLTALGEMENLVGKRILIVDEVDDTRTTLEYAVKELEKDVEAARKRLGGDHPETEFSIFVLHNKDKPKKGTLPHDMIKTRYQAAQTVGDVWINYPWEAMDIDEHDKLADSARK; encoded by the exons atgatcgccatcggcggcggcggctacgtcCCCGCCCGCATCCTGCGCTCGTTCCTCAAGCAGCCCGGCTCGCCCAACATCCCCATCCAGGCCATTGGCCTCAGCCTGTATGagtcgctgggcggcgaggacgagaacgtCGAGACCATCGGCACAAAGGTCACCCGCACCCAGTGGCTGGACCTGACGGCCCTCGGCGAGATGGAGAACCTGGTCGGCAAGCGCATCCTcattgtcgacgaggtcgacgacacCCGCACCACCCTCGAGtacgccgtcaaggagctcgagaaggatgtcgaggccgcccgcaaGCGCCTCGGTGGCGACCACCCCGAGACGGAGTTTAGCATCTTTGTCCTCCAC AACAAGgacaagcccaagaaggGTACCCTGCCCCACGACATGATCAAGACGCGCTACCAGGCCGCGCAGACGGTTGGCGACGTCTGGATCAACTACCCCTGGGAGGCAATGGACATTGACGAGCACGACAAGCTGGCTGACTCCGCCAGGAAGTGA
- a CDS encoding uncharacterized protein (EggNog:ENOG503P4SB~antiSMASH:Cluster_8.4), with protein MEESAPKRRRVSPRSSAAPAATPPSEQAPIPRRKRPSFASPTKASLSRHNPQILERRRSASPAKPTATAGPSASTRPAARRGSNASEQSISDLLRTQAEADADAEDILASDPPIEQDATRPSEAGPSSGASIRRTRGGLAAPPRRSPAKPIPRPLPPPAPEGDDELNPFIGHTLRRSPTTGVSIPAPPEPELPPVVPDAVSSTPPRGIHSSPSRWRVRDKPKKSSPLKPAPERPAGGPSKKPSARTLTRPPEPLRDTTLDPNTSSARQVSAFDPLASKKKERDALQAEIAKLKRDLETANKENERIRLMQSSGRTVTATNEDGVLDLVQRSLMASQNASRPSATQQLVQAAMNPIGLLPFGRAVPVTSSIGEEDAELDNIKSHHPISLTAEEEIPYLELFSPFSVTCTIAVLGPLPEHPLRQRRLITLRSRDIPGLFTARLEMVINAMSLSILELGVSALEPAAQFELAPFIDKICSGKCNRTMQRNVGILSWAMGEWYRVAVQRAKFWRGLEQRLGTKQTLLETVARRRERRRQKDDEGEDDGADTQPAVCDVADLVRLLGRQSYDLALPVGSDEGASLRLEWRIGFDWTGEAQSKAAILVGVPGKWREADQRGVLGKLPALFRDLIDGGQEAESAVETVVALLAKA; from the exons ATGGAGGAGTCCGCGCCCAAGCGCCGGCGCGTCTCCCCGCGCTCCTctgcggcgcccgccgctaCGCCGCCTTCCGAGCAAGCTCCCATACCGCGGCGAAAGCGCCCATCCttcgcgtcgccgaccaaGGCCAGCCTCTCGCGTCACAACCCGCAGATACTCGAACGCCGCCGGTCTGCCTCCCCGGCGAAGCCTacggccaccgccggccCCAGTGCGAGCACCCGacccgcggcgcgccgcgggaGCAACGCCAGTGAGCAGAGCATTTCGGATCTCTTGCGGACGCAAGCCGaggcagacgcagacgcggAGGACATACTTGCCAGCGACCCGCCTATTGAACAGGATGCGACGCGTCCAAGTGAGGCCGGGCCAAGCTCCGGGGCCTCTATaaggaggacgagagggGGTCTAGCCGCCCCGCCGCGAAGGTCTCCGGCGAAACCGATTCCCaggccactgccgccgccggctcccgaaggcgacgacgaactGAATCCGTTCATAGGCCACACGCTGCGCCGGTCGCCAACGACGGGTGTCTCCATCCCAGCGCCGCCTGAGCCCGAGCTCCCGCCAGTCGTCCCCGAcgcggtgtcgtcgacgccgccgcggggcatTCATAGCAGTCCATCGCGATGGAGAGTGCGAGACAAACCCAAGAAGAGCTCGCCGTTGAAACCGGCACCCGAGAGGCCAGCAGGTGGTCCTAGTAAGAAGCCCTCGGCGCGTACACTCACCCGCCCACCCGAGCCACTGCGTGACACAACGCTTGACCCAAACACAAGCTCAGCGCGGCAAGTCTCGGCCTTCGACCCGCTCGCAAGCAAGAAGAAAGAGAGGGATGCGCTGCAGGCGGAGATTGCCAAGTTGAAGCGCGACTTGGAAACAGCAAATAAGGAGAACGAGCGCATTCGGCTGATGCAATCGTCCGGGCGGACGGTGACGGCTACCAACGAGGATGGCGTCTTGGACCTGGTGCAGCGGTCGCTCATGGCATCGCAAAACGCGTCTCGTCCAAGCGCTACCCAACAACTGGTACAAGCTGCGATGAACCCGATCGGTCTTTTGCCTTTTGGACGGGCAGTCCCAGTCACGTCTTCTATAGGAgaggaggacgccgagctcgacaacATAAAGTCGCATCATCCAATCTCTTTGACCGCCGAAGAGGAGATTCCATATCTGGAGCTATTCAGCCCCTTCAGCGTTACGTGCACGATCGCGGTCCTAGGACCGTTACCAGAACACCCTCTTCGCCAGCGTCGGCTCATCACCCTCCGATCACGAGATATCCCTGGGCTGTTCACCGCAAGGCTTGAGATGGTCATCAACGCCATGAGCCTCAGCATCCTTGAACTAGGCGTGTCGGCTctggagcccgccgcccagttCGAGCTGGCACCATTTATCGACAAGATATGCTCCGGGAAGTGCAACAGAACGATGCAGCGCAATGTGGGCATTCTGTCCTGGGCCATGGGCGAGTGGTATCGTGTGGCTGTCCAGAGAGCCAAATTCTGGCGTGGACTTGAACAGCGATTAGGTACAAAACAAACGCTACTTGAGACAGTTGCGAGGCGACGAGAGAGGCGACGGCAGAAGGATGAcgaaggcgaagacgacggggcAGATACACAGCCCGCGGTCTGCGACGTTGCAGACCTggtgcgcctcctcggccgtcaaTCGTACGACCTTGCCTTACCTGTGGGCTCAGACGAAGGAGCGTCACTACGGTTGGAGTGGAGAATCGGCTTTGACTGGACGGGCGAAGCGCAAAGCAAAGCCGCCATCCTGGTCGGAGTACCAGGCAAAT GGCGAGAGGCGGATCAACGAGGCGTGCTCGGCAAGCTGCCCGCCTTGTTCAGGGATCTGattgacggcggccaggaaGCCGAGTCAGCTGTGGAAACAGTGGTTGCGCTTTTGGCCAAAGCATAG